GTCCGCATTGTGAGTCTATTTTCCTATTATTTTACATTGTTCTTCTTGATATCATTAAAAACAAAGAATCAAAATGGAATTATTAAACAAGATCAAGGGCTTCCAAGGAATCATGTCATATTATACATATCAGACAAAAATTCATTCTTGTAATACCCAGCAAGCTAACTTCACTCAAAATAACTTGACTATTTTTCTTTCTAAGATAGTCAATATGATTTGAACACTTACAGTTATCAAAGTTTCATTCAAGAATCAAGATACACTTCTATAACTTGTGACTAGAGAGATGCTTGTCTCTGAATACCAGTATCATCCATTTAAGCAATGTTATGATCTTAGATTTAGACATTCTTCAAGCACTTATTCTCAATCATATGCATGTTGCTTCTAGAGCTGAGAGGATCACATTTATAGAACAACATTAGCTATCTGGGTCCGCATTTAAAGAAAGTAGAAATAAGGAATTATAATCATGGAGGCATGATTACACATGCGTTCCGATGTTCTATTGTGTGATAATATTAGAGGTAGCCAGTTGTTCATCTGTGTCCATGTCCAGATTTTtctcatatataattaatttatgtgGACAATAAAACCAGTCCTTATtgcttttcatgtttttcagacTGATCAGAAGTTACGTGTTTGTGACATTTGTGGCGCTTTTTTGAGTGTATATGACAGgtatacttaaattttatatctcCAGATATTTATCTTTTAAGCTTTCCTGAGGGAAACAAAAGAATTTGTATTTGGGGTTTTAAGTGGTTCAGCTTTTGACCCAACTATTATACCTCCTTGTACCAGCAGGCTTTTGGGCCCAGTTTTACGAGGATAACTTTTGCAGCTAAAGAATGTGCGTCTTTTTCTGTTTTATATGCTTGCAGATCATGATATAGCTAGAAACTTATGGGGCAACTTACTATACACGTGCTTATCAGTCACATTTTTTGGATTCCAAAAGCATTTTGATCTTTGTTTCTGCTTTCAGTGATCGGCGTTTAGCAGACCATTTTGGAGGGAAGCTTCATCTAGGCTATATGCAAATCCGTGAGAAACTCACAGAGCTTCAGGTATGGAAATACAACAATTTACTTTTGTCATATACTTTTAGCTGATTTATTTTCTTGCTCGTGTTGGTGTTGTGGTAGAAAGTGGTTGAGTAGGGATTGCAGAAATGGAATGTaataaacatcctgaaaattcATCATTATCTTTCTTTGATCCCATATTTCCATCTGTTAATATATGATTTTGTTCCTATTTAAAGGAAAATAACTTAAACTGATGGATGGTTAAGTGTGCTGAATATACTATTTTACTTATCTTTGGGATGTCAGTCTTGTGGATATGTTGGTTCAGGTGCTTGTGTAAGTTTCACATTAATCTATAGAGAACCTCAGTTAGCATGCATCTATGAGTTTTTTTTTGCCCCAGAGAATTTGATTTCTTAAATTCCCCCCATTTTAGATTTGATAGATGTTGGACCTTAAGACAGGAAAAAACTAGTTgatgttgaaaaaaaaatattcatattgGCGACAGTAAGCATTTATCGTATCCAGTCTTATAGCTGTCAATGCATATAATGCAATAGTATAAAGTGCTTCCCCTTCCAATTTTGTGTGTGTTGGCAGAGGATCATTATTATATGCTAATTAAGGGGTTTTCCAAATAACACTGTTAAAAACATAAGCTGTCTTTAAGGTTGCCCTGTTTTCAAAAGAATGTCATTGATATATTTTGTCGTGCACTGGATCACcttttttttcctaaaaaaagggaaaaattcTAGAACTTGGTTGGCAATGTTGATTTCTTATTGGCTTTCGAAGTTTCTTCTAGATATCTGATTCTCAAAGTCTTGTGCAATTTAGCGTCTAAGTTGGAATTATAGCAAATTGAGAGGAAAAAACACTATGAAAAGCCCTTGTAAATTTGGTCCTCTTGATGCATTCTCAGATCAATTGCTCTTGAGTTTCTGCATATTTCTTTTTGTGTGCATGCTTGTGTGTTAACTCAGcaccttttaatttaaaacaaggTGCTCATTCCATTAAGTTAAATGGAATACGGGTTGCAAATGATGCCTTCTATTGTAAAATTTGTTCTGGTTGACTTTTATTCATTGATTTCTACTCATTAGCTCATCTGAAGTGGTACTTGATTTTTTAAGGAGTGGCCTTAAGTGTTtctttatttgtaataaatttttcaGGAAGAGAGAAACAAGCTACTCAAAGGTGATCGGCATGATGATCGAAGGTATTATTATCTGGGTTTCTTCTCTTTTAACTATTTAGTACATGAGGTCGTGGATTTGTatcttttttttaagtttttcatATCTTCCTCCCAATATTTGCTATTATTGTAGATCAAAAGAGCGAAGCAGAGATCGTGAAAGGGAACCTAACAAGGATAGGGATCAAGGAGATAGTCATGACCGGGAGAGGGATTATGATCGTAGGAGCAGAGATCGTGACAGGCATTATGATCGAGATCGTGGATATGATAGGGACCGTGATAGAGATCGCTCCCGAAGTTATGATTCAAGAAGTCGCCATAGATCGCGCTCTCGATCTAGAGAACGTTCTAGGGATTATGATCGTCACAGGTATTATTTCGCCCTTGAACTTACTGGTCATTAGAGCATTCGAATATTTTTCTAGGAGTTAGCAGTGGCCTTATggatttagtttaaattttatctttttgaaaGAATACTCCCAGGTATGTTTGTGATATAAGTTATCGGTTGTTCTTAGTTTTCATGTATAGTGTAGAGTAAATGTTAACATTTTTCTAATAAGTTATTAATGACGGTATATTATTTGATTCATGAACAGGCGACATGATCGGTACTAGGACTGTTGCGGTCGAGTGTTTTGGGTACGGAAGTTTgctgcttttttattttttgttttataagaaaaaaaaaaaagaaaaagaaaaaagaaacctCTAGGTCAATGAACTTGTGGAGTAAAGAATGATGTTATGTAGTAGTTACTGATATTTTAGTGGAATTTGATGAGTACGTGGCTTTGGTATTTTGGGTGAAGGCATGCCAAACTGCATCATAGATTTTCTCGAGATTTGTATGTTTAAGAGGTAGGCTTTGCAATATCTTTATCTAGTTAATCCTGTCAATTTCATTTTACTCCAGGAATTGACGTCCTTGTTACATAATGGTGCATCCTCGTGGACTGCAATTTAGtagtagtatttttttttttcatatttctttcAGAAGCGTCAGAACgaaatttttttttggaaaaaataaatgaaaaggcAAATTTCCCAACTTTTTTGCAATGAGAGCATCATTTTTGAATTTATTGTGTTAATTATTTGAAATGTGATTGCAAATgaaaaatagtttaaatttgaaaataatactTTGAAAGTTgttgaaatatattaaatttaactcaaaattaatttaaaaaatgattgattattattatttaattgcgtATGAATTTGTGGGGGAAAAAGAGACATCGGCGTGACTGAATTGAccgaaaattatagaaattctaGGTACTAGATTTCGTTACATTCAACAGAAATGTGCgttagattaaattattttaatttaattaagtttttaagtaatttcatataataaaattacgGCAAGCAATTTTATCGAAGCATTTATGGTTTTTCCAATTACAATGGATGTCAGAATTGcacattttttattcaattaaatctaagaaaaataaatattttatattttagtacAAATGCATATTATAAAGTGTCCGGAAAATGGGCTTTGGATTTTGAACATAAATGTTTAAAGCCCAATCACTAAAATCAAGCTCTACCCTCTGGTTCCGGCGTTCTCCTGCTGCTGCAGCTGCTTCACCATAAAACCAAACTATCCTTGGCTTCTGTACGGGACCCTTCACTCTCCCTCGATAATGGCTTCCATTTCTTTTCTTCGCCTTTCTCCTATCACCTCTCCCAAAACCCTACCCAAGCCCTaccctttttcttcctttttacctCCTTTACCTCTCTCACTCAAATCGCCTTCTCCAACCTTTCCCCCTCTAAAGCCCACCGTTACCCGCATGTCTTACAATCCCACTCCAGCTACTGAACGCTTAATCTCTGCTGTTGCTTACACTCTCCCCTTTTTCAACTCTCTCCAATATGGCCGCTTCCTTTTTGCTCAATACCCATCTCTCGGTCTTCTCTTTGACCCCATTGTTCCTCTCTTAAACCTCTATAGATCAATTCCATATGCTAGTTTTGTTGCCTTTTTCGCTCTTTATTTGGGTGTTGTTAGAAACCCAAGCTTTAGCCAGTATGTCAGGTTCAATGCTATGCAAGCTGTCACTTTAGATGTACTCTTGGTGGTGCCCTTGCTTTTGGCCCGAATCTTCAATCCAGGTCGGAGCGGATTAGGGTTTAAGCTCATGGTTTGGGGTCACAATGCTGTTTTTTTGTTCAGTTGTTTCTGCTTTGTGTATGGGTTGGTCAGTTCTGTTCTGGGTAAGACTCCTTATTTGCCCTTTGTTGCTGAAGCTGCTGGTAGGCAAGTCTAGGCTCCAGGCACCTCTAAGGTACAAGTAGATTGAGGCTGGGTTGGGGAGAGTTTCGTAGTAGGAGTGTTTCTTCTGGGGCTTTGACTTGTAAGTAACCTGAGCTTTTGTAGAACTTATGTCCTCATGGAGTTCCTTTACAAGGTGTTTTACCTCTTAATTCTGTTGCTTTCATttacatataataattttaatggaaTTCTTTATGAGCAATGGGATGTGATTTCAaaagaattgattttttttttcagcttgTCTTATTATTGTCTTGATTAAATACCATTTGGATTGCTAAATTGTTGAACTAGGTTATATGTCTTGATATGTGAGGAGCTTTAGCTTTGATAAGAATTCTGCACGTACTCTTATTTCTGTAGTCATAATTAGTGAAACTTATGGCTATGTTGAGAAATTGAGCCATTGCGTTTACATGCTATGAACTCAAGTAACTCGCATTGTCCTAAATCCCGAAATACTAGTTGTCAAGTTCTACTTATTTTTGAATGAGATGGatggatatttttattttgtgatcCATCCATCCCTTAAAACCAAGAGGGAAAATCTTCGCCAAGAAAATTTCTAGTTCTGTGAGGAAATTGTGCGCCTTATATCAAAACCTGGAGATGTATCCAAATACTTGCAGCATAAAATGGGGGAAATATTACGGAGTTAGTATCACTGAGAGACAAGGGCTTAGTGCTGAGTCTTCCTAGGAGCCAATGCCATTGACTAGGAATGCTAGAGTGGTTGGGAGTGGAAATCTGGAGTGTAAAGTGCATGAATAGACAAAAAAAGGGAGGTGATTCTATTATGGTTGCTTTATTAAAACTAATCAGGAGGAGATTCCTCGTTAGACCCAGATTTTGGACGTCGGGGACATGAAACATTTGTCATTTACTGCACATACATTGAGCAATCTTGCTAGCTCTTGTAGTTTGAACTTCATATTTTTGGCAAAAGAGTGTTCCTACCTAAACATATTTTTTTGGCAGTTTATGCTCTTCTTAGAAAACCACATTGTAGAATCAATCTTGGATTCTATTACTAGAATTTATTTTAGTTGGTTCAAATTGAAGGCATAAGTTCAAAAGTAATGTTCCATGTACTATTTTTTGGAATTAATGGGTGGTGATGTTAATAGTTCACTTCGGCTTCATAGGCATGGCTATATTGGGGGAGAAATCTTAGCCTTTCTTTAGGTAGTTTGGTTGATTGAAAGAGAGGGAGGGAAGGAAGGATCTAAACCAGCAGCCACCGCGGACATCAATTGAGTTCTGAAAACGCTTGTGTTTCCCCAGGAATTCTTTGAGGAATGAAAGGAAACCAAGTTTTGGCTATGGACTGAACCATTCCTCTTGTTTTCTGACGTCCTTTTCATTAAAAATGCTAGCCTAGAGACATTTCAAAGATGAGAAAATGGATTTTTCTAGCTGTAAATCCTTTCTGCTCCAAGCTTCTTAATGCATTTGGTGACTGGGGGAGTCACAAGGCCTTTACTGCAAAGACTGTGCCTGAATGGTACTTCATGGAGAATAAGAGATTAATTAGCATCCATGAGTTTATTTGTTATGTGGAATTGATACATTTAATGTAATATTGGTCGGATGAATATTGTTGTTTCTGCCACAGAAAAATTTGCATTAAATGTGAATTTGTTGGTTTAAAAGTGTGCATCTTTAAGAAGTGCCCAACTACTAATGGGAAACAAGGGAAACCACCATCTAAAGGTCAAGTGGGCTGGGAAAGGGAAAGATTATAGATGAGGAATGGCACTGTTGTTAGCCTTGAAAATTGATCTGGTTCTCCAGGAGTTTCATGGGTGCAAATCATTAAAAACTTGGTTCCATCCGACATGTAAAAAAATATCTACGTTTGTAATCAATATATATTTCCAAGTTGCCAAATAATAATAGACTTTGTTAACCCATAATGGGATAGGTAGAAGAGACTAATCCTGTAATTGAGCTTAACAAATTGATTAAATTGAAATCTGAAGTCTTAAAAGCTGAATGAATTGGAGAATCAttaatcatgcatcatgaatggtGTAAAATATATCGATGAATAAAATTCCTAAAAGCAGCAGATTGGCTAACTAACTAATAAAAATTCAGAATATAATGATATAAATAGGGATTACCATATTTTTTAATAGGATTCATCGTGGTGATATATATTCTATCACTTGTATATTCAATGGGTGTGCACACTTGTATGTAGGTAAGCAATAACTTGTAGAAGCAATAGATTATCAAAACTTTTTTTAAGAGCCACAAGCACTCAATTCCTTATACCAGAATTACGTATCCTATTAACCAATCAGTTGGTCACAAATCCTGCAAGCTCTTGAACATTTCATTGGCGTGAAAGAATAACTTTTCACAAATTCTGGTCATCTGTTGACTAATTCAGAGTTAGTATATCTACATATCAGTTCTCTGCTCCAGTTTGAATGCTCTCTCCAATGGCACGTTGTTATCTTCTCCTCCTGGTTTTCGTTTCTCTGTTGTCATCAGTTGCAGAAGCCAGGGTTATCACCCTGCAAAATAAGTGCAAAGCCACTATATGGCCTGCATTTCAAGTGGGATCTGAATTGGATAATGTACATGGAGAAGTTGATGGTGGTTTCGAGTTAAAACCTGGTGAATTAGTGAATGTGACAGCAGAATATTATGCCATTGTTTGGGGTCGAAATGGGTGTTTGTTTAATCAATCTGGCCA
This genomic interval from Manihot esculenta cultivar AM560-2 chromosome 12, M.esculenta_v8, whole genome shotgun sequence contains the following:
- the LOC110627372 gene encoding protein TIC 20-II, chloroplastic, with translation MASISFLRLSPITSPKTLPKPYPFSSFLPPLPLSLKSPSPTFPPLKPTVTRMSYNPTPATERLISAVAYTLPFFNSLQYGRFLFAQYPSLGLLFDPIVPLLNLYRSIPYASFVAFFALYLGVVRNPSFSQYVRFNAMQAVTLDVLLVVPLLLARIFNPGRSGLGFKLMVWGHNAVFLFSCFCFVYGLVSSVLGKTPYLPFVAEAAGRQV